In Spiroplasma sp. SV19, one DNA window encodes the following:
- a CDS encoding Cof-type HAD-IIB family hydrolase — MTDIKLIAVDLDGTALNSTGEMSPYTLQVLKGLATKDIKLVIATGRPLYQTKHIVTKLGLTDANDFTVSLNGSVVANNATEEILFCDYFDPQLLRELYTDVLAFDLDTLIMFDADHSSFNKMLLHCKGFEDKMTKHYLSSFTEVQDEVTACLYTNNFNVNVNKIYISSYTSDINRLVAKWKDKIEISQEIRGDRSALEVTSRHINKASGIAQICQKYQLKAKNVMAFGNEHNDVAMLQWAGIGVAMGNAPDDVKGIANLVAEDNDHDGIAKVIETIVFGA; from the coding sequence ATGACAGATATTAAGTTAATTGCTGTTGATTTAGATGGAACAGCCTTAAATTCAACTGGTGAAATGTCACCGTATACATTACAAGTTTTAAAAGGCTTAGCTACTAAAGATATTAAGTTAGTAATTGCGACCGGGCGACCACTATATCAAACAAAACATATTGTAACAAAGTTAGGCTTAACTGATGCGAATGATTTTACTGTCAGTTTAAATGGTTCAGTTGTGGCAAATAATGCGACAGAAGAAATTTTATTTTGTGATTATTTTGATCCGCAATTATTACGAGAGCTTTATACTGATGTCTTAGCATTTGACTTAGACACATTAATTATGTTTGACGCTGATCATTCTTCGTTTAATAAAATGTTGTTACATTGTAAAGGGTTTGAAGATAAAATGACAAAACACTATTTATCATCTTTTACAGAAGTTCAAGACGAAGTAACGGCATGTTTATATACAAATAATTTTAATGTTAATGTTAATAAAATTTATATTAGTAGTTATACTTCTGATATTAATCGTCTTGTTGCAAAGTGAAAAGATAAAATTGAAATTTCACAAGAAATCCGTGGTGATCGTTCGGCGTTAGAGGTTACTAGTCGTCATATTAATAAAGCGAGTGGTATTGCACAAATTTGTCAAAAATACCAGTTAAAAGCTAAGAATGTGATGGCGTTTGGTAATGAACATAATGATGTTGCAATGTTACAGTGAGCTGGCATTGGTGTGGCAATGGGGAATGCTCCGGATGATGTTAAAGGAATTGCTAATTTGGTAGCTGAAGATAATGACCATGATGGAATTGCCAAAGTAATTGAAACGATAGTTTTTGGAGCATAA
- a CDS encoding alpha/beta hydrolase: MKVIEKTPHKKTLNDGYHKFCFNWWRLLGMIVLFPLVYFWSKKYVKDFFTFTQTYQRSGLMTIDATTFDFNSFAVYQQDVIAKKLDQFNFSFSTEEIAAMKTATILNQHQDPISILYLQHSNSNKWVIGLHGWTENKYLGLRQVFYFYQQGYNVLTFDSVAHGLSGGNYTGIGYLNAQNLSDVIQWLQANYHPQEIGLIGNSMGAACLTKYLIDEGYQNPLVHWAVSDCGFSNLLVQFRYVMQYRYQHPWWLISFGLTKKFKNEIGFKLRKYNLLKQAKRLKDFPMLIFHGDHDDFVPYFMSKEFFTRKVKYERPGQSQLLSLLNVNHVEAISKGHQVYIAAIKAFLIQQERK; this comes from the coding sequence ATGAAAGTAATTGAAAAAACCCCGCATAAAAAAACGTTAAATGATGGTTATCATAAATTTTGTTTTAATTGATGACGTCTCTTGGGGATGATAGTATTATTTCCGTTAGTTTATTTCTGATCAAAAAAATATGTTAAAGATTTTTTTACATTTACTCAAACATATCAACGTAGTGGGTTAATGACAATTGACGCAACAACATTTGATTTTAATAGTTTTGCGGTATATCAGCAAGATGTTATTGCCAAAAAATTAGATCAATTTAATTTTAGTTTTAGTACAGAAGAAATAGCAGCCATGAAAACTGCAACAATTTTAAATCAGCATCAAGACCCAATTAGTATCCTTTATTTACAACATTCTAATTCAAACAAATGGGTAATTGGTTTACACGGTTGAACAGAAAACAAGTATTTAGGGCTGCGACAAGTATTTTATTTTTATCAGCAAGGTTATAATGTCTTAACTTTTGACAGTGTTGCTCATGGTTTAAGTGGGGGGAATTATACTGGGATTGGTTACTTGAATGCACAAAACTTAAGTGATGTTATTCAATGACTTCAAGCTAATTATCATCCGCAAGAAATTGGGTTAATTGGAAATAGTATGGGTGCTGCTTGTTTAACAAAATATTTAATTGATGAAGGTTATCAAAATCCACTTGTGCATTGAGCAGTTAGTGATTGTGGTTTTAGCAATTTATTAGTGCAATTTCGATATGTGATGCAATATCGTTATCAACATCCGTGGTGGTTAATTAGTTTTGGTTTAACAAAGAAATTTAAGAACGAAATTGGTTTTAAGTTACGAAAATATAATTTATTAAAACAAGCGAAACGATTAAAAGATTTTCCAATGTTAATTTTCCATGGTGATCATGATGATTTTGTTCCTTATTTTATGAGTAAAGAATTTTTTACAAGAAAAGTCAAATATGAACGACCCGGACAAAGTCAACTATTATCATTATTAAACGTTAACCATGTTGAAGCAATTTCAAAGGGGCATCAAGTTTATATTGCGGCAATTAAAGCATTTTTAATCCAACAAGAAAGGAAATAA
- a CDS encoding amino acid permease: MKLQKKYGFWQILALAISATLGSSILVSFGQVAFQAQFNPILIIVAWILGGLLVLPEMLLLSEGATSYPENGTSYYWIKRAKWNACSFWFGWIMVLFVSATAVATACLALGNILITLLKLDNEWYGKLFGIIILLVLVIMQVFVKKSSGYSQIIFALLKGLPIALVLVIAMVYGNTASFTDDTIQKNLSQIYLSSFLLLPATAMTMFAYSGMEAITYVSGEVINPRKNIPRAMITATIAIILLYIILAIGLLTINKPQQWLGPTGFNNVWYYAISNNPAIPPFLNYLFSILAIFIFVGSLNSFLVYHSRLIFKMSEEKDFFGFFQKTTKRTNMPYLAILFLVSLAIIYILWTSLFNVTNYFIIAVSVLKFITMLSLIYLRQKDANYQPLYQKPLFIILVILALSSCTITFIGSILAMYYYAMVTANMWELWNCLIVLGVMLSGYPLYYLKKWIADKKRAKKQHFQ, encoded by the coding sequence ATGAAATTACAAAAAAAATATGGCTTTTGACAAATTTTAGCGTTAGCAATTTCAGCAACATTAGGTTCTTCAATTTTAGTTTCGTTTGGGCAAGTTGCTTTTCAAGCTCAGTTTAACCCTATCTTAATTATTGTTGCTTGAATTTTAGGGGGCTTATTAGTTTTACCAGAAATGTTATTACTATCTGAAGGAGCTACTTCTTATCCTGAAAACGGTACAAGTTATTATTGAATTAAGCGTGCAAAGTGAAATGCTTGTTCATTTTGATTTGGTTGAATTATGGTGTTGTTTGTTAGTGCGACAGCTGTTGCGACAGCTTGCTTAGCATTGGGTAATATTTTAATTACATTATTAAAGTTAGATAACGAATGATATGGTAAATTGTTTGGAATTATAATTTTATTAGTGTTAGTTATTATGCAGGTTTTTGTTAAAAAAAGCAGTGGTTATTCACAAATTATTTTTGCTTTATTAAAAGGATTGCCCATTGCTTTAGTGCTAGTTATTGCGATGGTTTATGGTAATACTGCTAGTTTTACAGATGATACAATCCAGAAAAATTTAAGTCAAATTTATCTTTCATCATTTTTATTATTACCAGCAACAGCAATGACCATGTTTGCTTATTCTGGTATGGAAGCGATTACTTATGTTAGTGGTGAAGTGATTAATCCTCGCAAAAATATTCCCCGCGCAATGATTACTGCCACGATTGCTATTATTTTATTATATATTATTTTAGCAATTGGGTTATTAACAATTAATAAACCACAACAATGGTTAGGCCCAACGGGATTTAATAATGTCTGATATTATGCGATTAGTAATAATCCAGCTATTCCACCATTTTTAAATTATTTGTTTTCGATTTTAGCAATTTTTATTTTTGTGGGATCATTAAATTCATTTTTAGTTTATCACTCACGATTAATTTTTAAAATGAGTGAAGAAAAGGATTTTTTTGGATTTTTTCAAAAAACAACCAAGCGGACTAATATGCCATATTTAGCCATCCTGTTTTTAGTAAGCTTAGCAATTATTTACATTTTATGAACATCATTGTTTAATGTCACAAATTATTTTATTATTGCGGTTAGTGTTTTAAAATTTATTACAATGCTTAGTTTAATATATTTACGACAGAAAGATGCTAATTATCAACCACTTTATCAAAAACCACTTTTTATTATTTTGGTTATTTTAGCTTTAAGTTCTTGTACAATTACTTTTATTGGTTCAATTTTAGCAATGTACTATTATGCAATGGTTACAGCAAATATGTGAGAATTATGGAATTGTCTTATTGTATTGGGCGTAATGTTAAGTGGTTATCCGCTGTATTATTTAAAAAAATGAATAGCAGATAAAAAAAGAGCTAAAAAACAACATTTTCAATAG
- a CDS encoding MBL fold metallo-hydrolase, protein MAKMKNFVDATYDNQNVYLIINDQNEAIMIDASNATKDAIEYIKQKNLTLKALFITHGHIDHYDGIDEVLRQCPDLKIYIQKIDLRLLSQHKVDDATGEILGPGIVYPLTNLVPLSGDTVVEEIGYQIEIFHIPGHTAGTQMLRIKALNLVTTGASLMPDKTSPGYTGAMCNDNYFVTELRRITNLEPIWQVLPGHNKPFLMRDALEQNLIPTENHF, encoded by the coding sequence ATGGCAAAAATGAAGAATTTTGTAGATGCAACTTATGATAATCAGAATGTTTATTTAATCATTAATGATCAAAATGAAGCAATTATGATTGATGCTTCCAATGCGACAAAAGATGCAATCGAATATATTAAACAAAAAAATCTGACCTTAAAAGCTTTATTTATTACCCATGGTCATATTGATCACTATGATGGAATTGATGAAGTATTACGACAATGTCCAGATTTAAAAATTTATATTCAAAAAATTGATTTACGATTATTATCACAACATAAAGTTGATGACGCAACTGGTGAAATTCTAGGACCAGGAATTGTCTATCCATTAACAAATCTTGTTCCATTAAGTGGCGACACAGTTGTGGAAGAAATTGGTTATCAAATTGAAATCTTCCATATTCCTGGTCATACTGCGGGAACACAAATGTTACGAATTAAAGCATTAAACTTAGTAACAACAGGGGCCAGTTTAATGCCTGATAAAACAAGTCCTGGGTATACGGGAGCAATGTGTAATGATAATTATTTTGTAACAGAATTACGTCGCATCACAAATTTAGAACCAATATGACAGGTTTTACCTGGGCATAATAAACCATTTCTAATGCGTGATGCGCTGGAACAAAATTTAATTCCAACTGAAAATCATTTTTAA
- a CDS encoding APC family permease, translating to MKEQQKTVAQSKKFSLSELVWLGFNYTCGIAFTSVYATMMFSEADQTGQFLGMNMIWIFLVEGLVAGTCAWAFNKLSQVHPAGNGASYIYVRTNFGKFWGWLISFLQYTTLPIIVTSQIVSMIRLNFVGSGTFLDTKDMLGNWANLTWDAIGIMVYMLVSCTLFLGMRLLKRYLNASSYIKWGSTGLLIIALIALFAINGTSAWDVNASSKYTTLNPTNFSIAFTSCFFFFLGFETYATIGKNVRNPERNIGRSIIWTMALAIVFYVIVTILMLGAVAGAFTNNPNLQIFRLLGNHTGKWIYYAGVIIMLICTISLKANVGMQNALYSGAILEPFAVEGLMPSKYKELNKDGIPFKASFLNLVITFIFAMIWLFIPDII from the coding sequence ATGAAAGAACAACAGAAGACGGTTGCCCAGAGCAAGAAGTTTAGTCTGTCAGAATTAGTTTGATTAGGATTTAATTATACTTGTGGAATTGCTTTTACTTCAGTTTATGCCACAATGATGTTTTCAGAAGCTGACCAAACTGGACAGTTTTTAGGAATGAATATGATTTGAATCTTTTTAGTCGAAGGTTTAGTAGCGGGAACTTGTGCATGAGCATTTAATAAGTTATCACAAGTGCACCCTGCCGGGAATGGTGCTAGTTATATTTATGTTCGAACAAACTTTGGGAAATTTTGAGGATGATTAATTTCATTCTTACAATATACAACATTACCAATTATTGTGACTTCACAAATTGTTTCTATGATTCGGTTAAACTTTGTTGGTTCAGGAACCTTTCTTGATACCAAAGATATGTTAGGGAATTGAGCAAACTTAACTTGAGATGCAATTGGAATTATGGTTTATATGTTAGTATCATGTACCTTATTTTTAGGAATGCGCTTATTAAAACGTTATTTAAATGCTTCTAGTTATATTAAATGAGGTTCAACAGGATTATTAATTATTGCATTGATTGCTTTATTTGCGATTAATGGAACTTCAGCGTGAGATGTGAATGCCAGTTCAAAGTATACTACTTTAAATCCAACTAATTTTTCCATTGCTTTTACCTCGTGTTTCTTTTTCTTTTTAGGATTTGAAACATATGCCACAATTGGGAAAAATGTTCGTAATCCGGAACGTAATATTGGACGTAGTATTATTTGAACGATGGCTTTAGCAATTGTCTTTTATGTTATTGTTACAATTTTAATGTTAGGAGCAGTTGCCGGAGCATTTACCAATAATCCAAATTTACAGATTTTTCGATTACTAGGTAATCATACTGGGAAATGAATTTATTATGCTGGTGTAATTATTATGTTAATTTGTACCATTTCATTGAAAGCAAATGTGGGAATGCAAAATGCTTTATATTCAGGAGCAATTTTAGAACCATTTGCTGTCGAAGGTTTAATGCCAAGTAAATATAAAGAATTAAATAAGGATGGAATTCCCTTTAAAGCTTCGTTTTTAAACTTAGTAATTACTTTCATCTTTGCTATGATTTGGTTATTTATCCCCGATATTATTTAG
- a CDS encoding MFS transporter, protein MKTSEQQQKISIKVIWIIAILALADVLVMAVPFYLKNVISSVKISQGLGISASQFSQANAIYGYVALLSYFVGGYFADRFNLKKLTLIGLAGIGVVSIWYGLIPFITNGKIIQVYVIFSLWSFITCFIFWSALWKLLSEQGTPAENGKLNGIHGSLNGLIGTVLIAIAYLVFWLFENVWTESLGHWAFSTLVFIFSGLIFINCILLWKFVPNLNHNSNQNNNFDIKELGKTLKNFKLWIVTLLIMGVYMYQSGLSVFVTFMQDALKILPIIVVVAGILRTYFFRFLFSAPAGKLADRTQKYILFIVIGLSLASIITITAISLPGYYETSFEQMSSTWKIVIQVLIVLLYLTLGIICWSLVTNRWATIYEINISQKEYAASVGLISFIAFSPDAWFWQIDSILLKKYGTEAGYLTNKLANQISLAIITAIGLFAALAGILLLLILKREKHYNQQEQLATL, encoded by the coding sequence ATGAAAACATCAGAACAACAACAAAAAATTAGTATTAAGGTAATATGAATTATTGCCATTTTAGCACTAGCTGATGTCTTAGTAATGGCAGTGCCATTTTACTTAAAAAACGTTATTTCCTCGGTAAAAATTTCACAAGGATTAGGAATTAGCGCATCACAGTTTTCACAAGCTAATGCTATTTATGGATATGTAGCATTATTAAGTTATTTTGTTGGCGGTTATTTTGCTGATCGCTTTAATTTAAAAAAATTAACGTTAATTGGTTTAGCTGGGATTGGTGTTGTTAGTATTTGATATGGTTTAATCCCTTTTATTACTAATGGCAAAATTATTCAAGTTTATGTTATTTTTTCCTTATGAAGTTTTATTACTTGTTTTATTTTCTGAAGTGCACTATGAAAATTGTTATCAGAACAAGGAACCCCAGCTGAAAACGGCAAACTAAATGGCATTCATGGCAGTTTAAATGGATTAATTGGAACCGTTTTAATTGCAATTGCTTATTTAGTTTTTTGATTATTTGAAAATGTTTGAACCGAATCATTAGGACATTGAGCTTTTAGTACTCTTGTCTTTATTTTTTCGGGATTAATTTTTATTAATTGTATTTTATTATGAAAGTTTGTTCCTAATCTAAATCACAATTCAAATCAAAATAATAATTTTGATATCAAAGAATTAGGTAAAACACTAAAAAATTTTAAATTATGAATTGTTACCTTATTAATTATGGGCGTATATATGTACCAATCTGGCTTAAGTGTTTTTGTAACCTTTATGCAAGATGCTTTAAAAATTCTACCGATTATTGTTGTTGTAGCAGGAATTTTACGAACATATTTTTTCCGGTTTCTCTTCAGTGCTCCGGCTGGTAAACTAGCTGATCGTACCCAAAAATATATTTTATTTATTGTAATTGGGTTAAGTTTAGCATCAATAATTACCATTACTGCAATTAGTTTACCTGGTTATTATGAAACCTCATTTGAACAAATGTCATCAACTTGAAAAATTGTTATTCAAGTTTTAATTGTGCTTCTCTATTTAACATTAGGAATTATTTGTTGATCATTAGTTACAAACCGTTGAGCAACAATTTATGAAATCAATATTAGTCAAAAAGAATACGCCGCTTCTGTTGGATTAATTTCATTTATTGCTTTTTCACCTGATGCTTGGTTTTGACAAATTGATTCAATCCTATTAAAAAAATATGGAACAGAAGCTGGTTATCTAACTAATAAATTAGCAAACCAAATTAGTTTAGCAATTATTACGGCGATTGGCCTGTTTGCTGCATTAGCAGGCATCTTATTATTGTTAATCTTAAAAAGAGAAAAACATTACAACCAACAAGAACAACTTGCCACTCTTTAA
- a CDS encoding glycerophosphodiester phosphodiesterase family protein: MLIAHRGFRSPTGENRMVDFINALKTCPGVEFDIRMTKDRQIIIFHDHNFKRIGNVNKTVRHFTYQEIKELDFFKKNPKFLPPLFIDDFINKIAKQYQIINVEIKPDRYNEQEFNLIKQALLLLQTKTKAEIIVSSFGYEALKFISNLHSPLKKGYLIESLKDIDQTLITKFDYLHPSIAIAKQKKNVALIKNLNLPLNIWTFKNAKDLKIINNLYPPDFIHSYISDIATLNPTLK, encoded by the coding sequence ATGTTAATTGCACATCGAGGCTTTCGTAGTCCCACCGGAGAAAACCGTATGGTTGATTTTATTAATGCATTAAAAACTTGTCCTGGCGTTGAATTTGATATTCGTATGACTAAAGATCGTCAAATTATTATTTTTCATGACCATAATTTTAAAAGAATTGGCAATGTGAATAAAACTGTTCGTCATTTTACCTATCAAGAAATTAAAGAACTTGATTTTTTTAAAAAAAATCCGAAATTTTTGCCACCCTTATTTATTGATGATTTTATTAATAAAATTGCTAAACAATATCAAATAATTAATGTTGAAATCAAACCAGATCGTTATAATGAACAAGAATTTAATTTAATTAAACAAGCATTGTTACTACTGCAGACAAAAACAAAAGCAGAAATTATTGTTTCTTCGTTTGGCTATGAAGCTTTAAAATTTATTAGTAATTTGCACAGTCCTTTGAAAAAAGGTTATTTAATTGAGAGTTTAAAAGATATTGATCAAACATTAATTACCAAGTTTGATTATTTGCATCCATCAATTGCAATAGCAAAACAAAAAAAGAATGTTGCTCTTATTAAAAACCTTAATTTACCATTAAATATTTGAACTTTTAAAAATGCAAAGGATCTTAAAATTATTAATAATTTATATCCCCCCGATTTTATCCATAGTTATATTAGTGACATTGCAACCTTAAATCCTACCTTAAAATAA
- a CDS encoding alpha/beta hydrolase produces MEANYKKSLRKLRQYNYTFFKVVLVIIFFPIVLLLSFICSKVFVPYLFKYKRSGVDENNVELNTLQQLEADVKAKKLQNFVINKSHLQESFIEFNNNKISTLMLEHPTSNKWVVGLHGFKRNKYIGLRNIYHFYQAGYNILTFDAYAHGNTYGHKSDLGVTNSIILNFLITWLKQNKNPRVIGVFGISMGASTALWFAHQFYYENKIDWLIVDCPFSQPVQQIRAFLRKYVKLPWWLMSLGINHNFRKHSKTNLKHMNLLKENQRIKDLPILFIHGTKDSFVKYHNSVVMHYLQQQESQKSEIFLVNKAEHTGALVVDQKGYQQKTLAFAKKWDLNFAEKNLLI; encoded by the coding sequence ATGGAGGCAAATTATAAAAAAAGTTTACGAAAATTAAGACAATATAATTATACTTTTTTTAAAGTTGTCTTAGTAATTATTTTTTTCCCAATTGTTTTATTACTATCCTTTATTTGTTCAAAAGTATTTGTCCCATATCTTTTTAAGTATAAACGAAGTGGGGTTGATGAAAATAATGTTGAATTAAATACTTTACAACAATTAGAAGCTGATGTTAAAGCAAAGAAATTACAAAATTTTGTTATTAATAAAAGTCATTTACAAGAATCATTTATTGAGTTTAATAATAATAAAATTAGTACTTTAATGTTAGAACATCCAACTTCTAATAAATGAGTTGTTGGATTACATGGTTTTAAACGAAATAAATATATTGGCTTACGAAATATTTATCACTTTTATCAAGCGGGATATAATATTTTAACCTTTGATGCTTATGCACACGGGAATACTTATGGGCATAAATCTGATTTAGGTGTTACTAATTCAATTATTTTAAACTTTTTAATTACATGGTTAAAACAAAATAAAAACCCAAGGGTGATTGGTGTCTTTGGGATTAGTATGGGGGCATCAACAGCATTATGATTTGCTCATCAGTTTTATTATGAAAATAAAATTGATTGGTTAATTGTTGATTGTCCATTTTCGCAACCAGTGCAACAAATTCGTGCTTTTTTACGAAAATATGTTAAGTTGCCGTGATGATTAATGTCGTTGGGAATTAATCATAATTTTCGTAAGCATTCAAAAACAAATTTAAAACATATGAATTTATTAAAAGAGAATCAACGAATAAAAGATTTACCAATTTTATTTATTCATGGAACCAAGGATAGTTTTGTAAAGTATCATAATTCCGTTGTGATGCATTATTTACAACAACAAGAAAGTCAAAAGAGTGAAATCTTTTTAGTTAATAAGGCAGAACATACTGGCGCGCTTGTTGTTGATCAAAAAGGATATCAACAAAAAACGTTAGCTTTTGCTAAAAAATGAGATTTAAATTTTGCAGAAAAGAACTTGCTGATTTAA
- a CDS encoding SPE_1075/MLC_0560 family membrane protein translates to MKKWFNKMKQQWQQLWHIFLLQGFLFFVGIYLTSLGIAIYAPTSTGASQIDFTIFALLALMYGNYANGHLQDTVLTAHYALALWMYFLILVFFTIIFMLIVNIKAYRNTKDRQIWVKFTIMILGDLVLAWLLPLLIHFNWQYIISAVRIQQWAESSGGIAAWLFLGGFSLYCLGLAIWIYSKTWYGPYNHICEAFIKLTKLKYPVARILLDVMMVIPGFIFWVFLPLNNDKWNFLFTNFSFGTMAFIFISGPYVNVFKKILAKFLKIDLWKANILARNNNV, encoded by the coding sequence ATGAAAAAATGATTTAATAAGATGAAACAGCAATGACAGCAGTTATGACATATTTTTTTGCTACAAGGTTTTTTGTTTTTTGTTGGAATTTATTTGACATCATTAGGGATTGCAATTTATGCGCCAACTAGTACTGGGGCTAGTCAAATTGATTTTACGATTTTTGCTTTGTTAGCATTAATGTATGGTAACTATGCTAATGGTCATCTCCAAGATACGGTGCTGACTGCGCATTATGCATTAGCTTTATGAATGTACTTTTTAATTCTAGTTTTTTTTACAATTATCTTTATGTTAATTGTAAATATTAAAGCATATCGAAACACAAAGGATCGCCAAATTTGAGTTAAGTTTACAATTATGATTCTTGGTGATTTAGTTTTAGCTTGACTATTACCATTATTAATTCATTTCAATTGACAATATATTATTTCTGCGGTTCGGATTCAACAATGAGCTGAAAGTTCTGGGGGAATTGCCGCATGATTATTTTTAGGTGGTTTTTCGTTATATTGTCTTGGCTTAGCAATTTGAATTTATAGTAAGACATGATATGGTCCTTATAATCATATTTGTGAAGCATTTATTAAGTTAACAAAATTAAAATATCCGGTTGCGCGGATCTTATTAGATGTAATGATGGTTATTCCAGGGTTTATTTTCTGAGTTTTCTTACCGTTGAATAATGATAAATGAAACTTTTTATTTACTAATTTTAGTTTTGGGACAATGGCCTTTATTTTTATTTCCGGGCCATATGTTAATGTTTTCAAAAAAATTTTAGCAAAGTTTCTGAAGATTGACTTATGAAAGGCAAATATTCTTGCACGAAACAATAATGTTTAA